In the Vanacampus margaritifer isolate UIUO_Vmar chromosome 9, RoL_Vmar_1.0, whole genome shotgun sequence genome, GCACTGATGGCAGCACCGCATTGGTCAGAGCATTCACCCAGGCAAGTACAACAAAGATGAACGCCACCTCGGAGTTGCTGTACGTGCCCCTGCCAAAGGAGCTGCGAGGTTCCCTCTTTGCAGACTGGAAGGGATTTAACATCGGCTTCTGCTCTGGTGTTTGGCTGTTTAAAGAGAAAACTTGGTCTTTTCCCGGCGTCAGTTCTTCCCTGAAATACCGCTCGTTCTTCTTCTCCCGAGCCACAGCTGGGTGATGGTTGAGTAGGGCGAAGGCTATTAAGCAAACAACCATCATAACGCTGAGGAACAGGAAGAAGACCTGAGTGGAGAATTTTGCTGTTTGGTAGACCGCTTGGAGCTCCCCAGTGTTAACTGTGGAATTCTCAAAAGTGTTGTTCAAGGAAACTGTCAAAGTGGCATTATGACATCGGACTACCCCGACACCCTGAATAAGAGCCACCAGTGCAGGCACCAGGCCACTGAGGCCTTCACCTGCAAAGTAGCTGGTGAGGTACTGGGGGCACAGACGCATCATGAAAGGCAGAAAGGTGACAGAGGAGGTGCAGTCCACCACAGAGAGCAGTAAACATAATATAAAGAGAGGCACACTGTGCTGGCTGCTCCCTATTGCCACTCTGTGATTCCAGAAGAAAGCCAGAAAGAACGTTGCGATGATCCCCAACACAACGATGCAGTACACAACCGCACCCTCATCCAGCACTCCTGGGCGAAAACGATGCATCAAGGTGATGATGAGGGGGCCGATGTTGGCCATCTGGATGAGGATGGTGAGGAAGGATGGCAGGGACCAACCCTCGGGGATCTGTGGTACAATTAGTGGGAGTTCCACCCACATTCCGTTGATTGCCACCCAGGAGCCCATGCCAAACAAACATGCCAGCACGTGAGTCAGCATTGACATGATGGCGGCGTTGAGGAAGTCAATGACCAAACGAAGATCTACACAATCTGAAAAACATCAAGAAAGGCAAGTTTGATCAGATGATTTGGTGGGGGGAGGGTTAGGTTAGAGTTACCTTGTTTTTTTAGACAATCCTATGTACAATGTAGCAATGTTTGACATCTAGTTTACAATCcacaatcacacattttatatgcattaaaaaaatctgtgtaaaatttcaattaaataacttttttagtTGGCTAATTTAATACAGTCTATGGTatacgataacggcaatatcgtggtattgcaatattaaaattgccacaatattgtcatattaaaagtagcacatctgtaaaaaaaaaaaaaaaaaaaggaaaaaaagcgaGGTAGTATTCCATTGTGCCACTCtggcaccctctggtggttagtttattagtgcagtttgattttaattaggaatgttttggccactgcggaAGTTATCACACCAATGAATCAATCATAACAGCAAGTATTTTTCAACATctgagtaaaaaacaacaacattacttTTGGCCCACTGCAGCCAAACAatattgtgaactacatagaccatgatgctTTGCGCCGCTGATAATGAGATGGCCAAGCTTATTTCAACGTCAGTGCTGTtaacacaattaaaaacacaacattgtgtttttttcccaatattagcttctttaaataaaaattgtatcaATCTATTGTACACAGTACACAGTATCATGACTATTCTTTAATTTTGCCAACCTTCCCACAATATAGtgattaggggtgggaatctttgaatgtctcgcgattcgattccgatttttgggcctgcgattagattcagaatcg is a window encoding:
- the slc52a3-2b gene encoding solute carrier family 52, riboflavin transporter, member 3-B — encoded protein: MSMLTHVLACLFGMGSWVAINGMWVELPLIVPQIPEGWSLPSFLTILIQMANIGPLIITLMHRFRPGVLDEGAVVYCIVVLGIIATFFLAFFWNHRVAIGSSQHSVPLFILCLLLSVVDCTSSVTFLPFMMRLCPQYLTSYFAGEGLSGLVPALVALIQGVGVVRCHNATLTVSLNNTFENSTVNTGELQAVYQTAKFSTQVFFLFLSVMMVVCLIAFALLNHHPAVAREKKNERYFREELTPGKDQVFSLNSQTPEQKPMLNPFQSAKREPRSSFGRGTYSNSEVAFIFVVLAWVNALTNAVLPSVQSYSSLPYGNQAYHLAATMAAVANPLACFIAMFMPIRSLIFLCLLTVFGTGFGAYIMAMAALSPCPLLVHSASGTVVIVLVWILFVLSLSYVKVIIGIILRDEGHSALVWCGAVVQLGSMVGALSMFPLVSVHGLFKSGDACNTKCPM